The genomic interval TCGAACGTCCGGTAGATCGCGAGCAGCCCGAGCGTGTGAGACAGTGTGACGCCGAGCAACGCCTGTGCGTCGCTGAGGGCCACGAACGGTCCGATAACCGACGCGAGCAGGGACGGGACGACGGCGATAGCGAAGACGCCGATTGCGAGTGCACGCATCGTCGGGCTGTCGTTGCGCCGGTACCCGCGGAACGCCAGGCCGGCGACGACGAGTCCCAGGCCCGCCGTCACGAGCGAACTCCCCGTCGCGAGCAGGTCGAGCCAGCTCATCGGCTCCCTCCGTAGACGACCACGAGAATGGTGAGCAGCCCGGCCGATTCGAGCAGTGAGGTCGTCAGGATCCGCACCGCACCGGGCACCACGACGAGGTTCCCGGCGATAAAGCGGACGAACATCGGTGCGGGGGCGAGCAGGAACATCCCGACCGCCAACAGCAGGATCGGCGTCGCCCGGGACCGACGGTACCCCTGGACGAACCGGTAGGTCACGAGCACCGACAGGCCGGTCGCGGCGAGGAAGGTCACGAGCGCGAGCAGGCCGACGACGGCCCCACCGCCCTCGACGGTGATCTGTCCCTGGAGGGCGGTCCCGCCCAGCGTGATCGTGTGTGCGGTCATCCCGTGAACTCCTCGTACAGTCTGGTGAAGCGGTCTGCGGGCGGTTCGCGTCTGTCGACCTCGATCCGGACGCCGTCGTCGTGGAACTCGATCTCGACCCGTTCGAGCCGCGCCGAGTAGGTCTTGTAGTGGTTCCCGTTCGGGTCGAGTTGTTGCTGCGCGTCGAGCAGATCCCGGTCCTCTAACCGCTCGATCCGGCGATAGATCGTCGAGTCGTCGGCGTCACAGAGCTCGCTCAGCGCCTGTGCCGACCGGCTCTCCTCGCGCGTCGCGACGAGTATCGTCCGGGCGTACTCGTCGTCGAGGAGAGCCAGCAGCTCCTCGTCGACCTCGCGGACATCGCCGGCGACCGAGGGCATCGTCCGTGTTTGCAGGGTGGAGCATATTAACCCCCGCCCAGCGTCTCAGAACCGCCGTTCTCGGTACCTTTTTTGACGGTTCCGGACCGACGGTTTCCACGACGGTATGTCTATCGCCCACTCACTCTACGAGGCCCGCCCGCCCCTCCGATCGATACTGCTCGTCCCCCTCCGGCCCCGGCCGTACCTCCGCGCGCTGTATCTTTTCCTGGCCTTCCCGCTCGGGATCACGTACTTCGTGGTGCTCGTGGCGGGCGTGACGGTCGGGGCGGTGACGAGCATCCTCGTCGTCGGCGTCCCGTTGCTCCTGGCCGTCCTGTTGCTCGCCCGCGGGTTCGGATGGGTCGAACGCCGGCTCGTCACGGCACTGCTGGGCGTCGACGTTCCCGACCCCGACTACGGGTTTCTGACGGGGTCGGCTCGGGAGCGCGTGGTCGGACTGGTGGCCGACTGGACGACCTGGTCCGAACTGGGCTACCTGTTCAGCATGTTCGCGCTCGGCACGGGCGCGTTCGTCTTCCTGTTTACCGCGTTCGCGATGTCGGTGACCGTCGTCGCCACGCCGCTGTACTACGACCGTGCGCCGGGTCGAGTCGGCTTCTTCCCCGGCGATCCGGTCAGGCTCACCCAGTCGCTGTCCGTCCCCTGGGGCGACCTGTTCGTGGGGGCGGAGTTCGGTTTCACGGTGAGCGAGTGGGCCGTCGACTCGCTGCCGGACGCGCTAGCCATGTCGCTGATCGGGGTGGCCCTGCTCTGGGTGACGCTGATCCTCGTCGACGGAGCCGGCTGGCTCTGGGGGCAGTACGCACGGCTGTTGCTCTCGGACGACCTCCAGCCGGTCGCACGGTTGCGCCGTCGCCTGCCAGCGGAGCGGAACCGATAGGTAGCAGGGACGGACACATCGACCCATGAGCCCTCCCATGGACAGCGAGACAGTCCCCAGCGACGCGGCTTCGGTCGCCGACCGGTACCACAGCGTGGAACGGCTGCTCAGCGGCGCGATGGCGCTGTCAGTCGGAGTTCTCGGCGGCGCCGCAGTGCTGGTGTTGCCGCTGTTGCCGGCGCTTGTCGCCGTCGTCGTCCTGCTCGTGGCCTTCCGGTTGCCGGTGTTCCGGACCGCGGGGACGGCCACGCTCACGACCGACGCGGCTCCGGAAGCGGTGCGTGACGCGTTCACCGGGCCCACGCCGCCGGTGCTCCCGTTCCAGTGGGGGATCGCAGACAGCGTCCGCACGACCGACGGGCGGGCCGAATACGCGATCTCCTATCTGTTCGGACTCCGATCGGTGACGATGACCGTCGCGGCACGGGAGACAGCCGACGGGTCGCTCGAACTGACGATCAGGGCGGGCGATCGCGACTGGGCCAGCTACACCGTCTCGATCCGCGAGCGCGACGGCCGGACGACCGTCGATGTCGAGTGGGCCGCCGACCGGCGGTTCGGGCTGCGACGGCTCCCACAGACGCTACTCGCGGCCCGGTATCGGGAGGCGGCACTCGACGCCCAGGGGTACACGACCGTCCGGTGGGAGCCGTCGCTGTCGGTGTGACGGGGGATTTTTGTCCTCGCGGCCGATTGTGAGTGGTATGTCTTCACCTGGCGAGTTCGGTGAGTTCGGTGGGCGACACGTCCCGGAACCGCTCGAAGAGCCCCTCGGCCAACTGGCGGCGGCCTTCGACGAGCTGAAAGACGAGGAGTCGTTCCGCGAGGAACTCGACTCGCTCCTGGAACACTTCGGCGGGCGGCCGACACCCGTCTTCCACGCCGAGACGCTCAGCGAGCGCTACGACGCGAACATCTACTTCAAGCACGAGGACCTGCTCCACGGGGGCG from Haloarcula pelagica carries:
- a CDS encoding DUF7521 family protein; translated protein: MSWLDLLATGSSLVTAGLGLVVAGLAFRGYRRNDSPTMRALAIGVFAIAVVPSLLASVIGPFVALSDAQALLGVTLSHTLGLLAIYRTFDTG
- a CDS encoding helix-turn-helix domain-containing protein, translating into MPSVAGDVREVDEELLALLDDEYARTILVATREESRSAQALSELCDADDSTIYRRIERLEDRDLLDAQQQLDPNGNHYKTYSARLERVEIEFHDDGVRIEVDRREPPADRFTRLYEEFTG
- a CDS encoding sensor domain-containing protein, with product MSIAHSLYEARPPLRSILLVPLRPRPYLRALYLFLAFPLGITYFVVLVAGVTVGAVTSILVVGVPLLLAVLLLARGFGWVERRLVTALLGVDVPDPDYGFLTGSARERVVGLVADWTTWSELGYLFSMFALGTGAFVFLFTAFAMSVTVVATPLYYDRAPGRVGFFPGDPVRLTQSLSVPWGDLFVGAEFGFTVSEWAVDSLPDALAMSLIGVALLWVTLILVDGAGWLWGQYARLLLSDDLQPVARLRRRLPAERNR